One window of the Rhizobiaceae bacterium genome contains the following:
- a CDS encoding MBL fold metallo-hydrolase, which yields MTEAAFQVRFWGVRGSIPVSGPEYIRYGGNSPCIELRCGNKRIVLDGGSGLRPCGKALMREGVEEIDVFLTHSHYDHVVGLPFFHPLYDPGVRLVLWSGHMHGRMTTRELMQEFMRPPWFPVEAEYCTANVHCRDFEPGDILRPREGIVVRTGRLTHPGGCVGYRVEANGRSLALISDTEHVPGELDPEVMRLIRGADLVVYDCTYLETELARYRGFGHSTWEQGVKLCEAAGAKRLALFHHDPSRTDSQMDAIEQAAQASFEGAFAARDGLILDL from the coding sequence ATGACGGAAGCCGCATTTCAGGTCCGCTTCTGGGGCGTTCGCGGCAGCATTCCTGTCTCAGGCCCCGAATACATCCGCTACGGCGGCAACAGCCCGTGCATAGAGTTGCGCTGCGGGAACAAGCGCATAGTGCTCGACGGTGGGTCGGGGCTGCGCCCCTGCGGCAAGGCACTGATGCGCGAAGGTGTCGAGGAGATAGACGTCTTCCTCACGCACAGCCATTACGACCATGTGGTCGGGCTGCCGTTCTTCCACCCTCTCTATGATCCCGGCGTGAGGCTCGTCCTGTGGTCGGGGCACATGCACGGGCGCATGACCACGCGCGAACTGATGCAGGAATTCATGCGACCGCCGTGGTTCCCGGTCGAGGCCGAATATTGCACGGCTAATGTGCATTGCCGCGATTTCGAGCCCGGCGACATCCTGCGCCCGCGCGAAGGCATCGTGGTGCGGACGGGGCGGCTGACGCATCCCGGCGGTTGCGTCGGCTATCGCGTCGAGGCCAACGGCCGGTCGCTGGCGCTGATCAGCGATACGGAGCATGTACCGGGCGAACTGGACCCCGAGGTCATGCGACTCATCCGCGGCGCCGATCTCGTCGTCTACGACTGCACCTATCTGGAAACCGAACTGGCGCGCTATCGCGGCTTCGGCCACTCGACCTGGGAACAGGGCGTCAAGCTGTGCGAGGCCGCCGGAGCGAAACGTCTGGCGCTGTTCCATCACGATCCCTCGCGCACCGACAGCCAGATGGACGCGATCGAGCAAGCCGCGCAAGCAAGTTTCGAAGGCGCTTTCGCGGCGCGGGACGGCCTGATCCTCGACCTATAG
- a CDS encoding polysaccharide deacetylase family protein: MRAAAWAQLEQALSRWTKAGRVADFWLRDDDAVEPSPALERLLELGDRHAVPMTLAVISARAGAALAERLADAPLVTVALHGWSHQNHAPADEKKQEFGPHRPHEVMLAELREGEERLRGLFGDRFVPLFVPPWNRIDPSLVPRLPEAGLSSLSAFGPARSSPVPIVNTNVDIIDWHGTRGGRDEAALVAGIVAQLDRMFEKGAGAVGVLTHHLVHDAAAWAFLERLFGITAGHPSCRWSSVTRLSSDVSL, translated from the coding sequence ATGAGAGCGGCAGCCTGGGCGCAACTGGAGCAGGCGCTCTCCCGCTGGACAAAGGCCGGGCGCGTCGCGGATTTCTGGCTGCGCGACGACGACGCCGTGGAGCCGTCGCCGGCTCTGGAGCGCCTGCTCGAACTCGGCGATCGCCACGCCGTACCGATGACGCTTGCGGTCATCTCGGCAAGGGCAGGTGCGGCATTGGCCGAACGGCTGGCGGATGCTCCGCTGGTGACCGTCGCCCTCCATGGCTGGTCGCACCAGAACCATGCGCCGGCGGACGAGAAGAAGCAGGAGTTCGGCCCCCACCGCCCGCATGAGGTCATGCTGGCGGAACTGCGGGAGGGTGAGGAGCGGCTGCGCGGCCTGTTCGGCGACCGGTTCGTCCCTCTTTTCGTGCCGCCATGGAACCGCATCGACCCGTCGCTCGTGCCCCGGCTGCCGGAAGCGGGGTTGTCCAGCCTGTCGGCCTTCGGTCCGGCAAGGAGTTCGCCGGTCCCCATCGTGAACACCAACGTCGACATCATCGACTGGCACGGCACGCGCGGCGGCCGGGACGAGGCGGCGCTCGTCGCCGGGATCGTCGCGCAACTCGACCGCATGTTCGAGAAGGGTGCGGGAGCGGTCGGCGTCCTGACCCATCATCTCGTCCATGACGCAGCCGCCTGGGCCTTTCTCGAACGGCTTTTCGGGATCACCGCCGGACATCCGTCCTGCCGCTGGTCCTCTGTCACGAGGCTGTCGAGCGACGTTTCGCTATAG
- a CDS encoding polysaccharide lyase — MNVRALPAAGLAMAICTSAQAEPGMQVLRDGFDGPTFSEAGGLYYRENFEQSAGHMEFQREVTRDGGGALKLSVKPICPPAPDSCSERAEIWERTELRVPYDQGVWYGFAVKFGDPVPTDDHRYLIAQWKREIDPGADGDFSPFLALRMRNGKLYATVETNYIPPAADAGKPAAGACGPKAVPVWLRPKLNQMRALVATDSTWTPRDGDLFTACTTAIQVTEHGNPLPTPDSGWIDFAIYTKPGPDGSGRIELFANDRPIVTVTGHIGHADAGLGPNQYFKFGPYRAAHTTEWTLYYDDFRRSPNCADVLPAGVCPDR; from the coding sequence ATGAATGTCCGCGCGCTGCCGGCGGCCGGACTAGCCATGGCGATCTGCACCTCCGCGCAGGCCGAACCCGGCATGCAGGTGCTGCGCGACGGATTCGACGGACCGACCTTCTCGGAAGCCGGGGGACTCTACTACCGCGAGAATTTCGAGCAGAGCGCCGGACACATGGAATTCCAGCGCGAGGTGACGCGCGATGGCGGCGGCGCGCTTAAGCTCTCGGTGAAGCCGATCTGCCCGCCGGCGCCGGACAGCTGCAGCGAGCGCGCGGAAATCTGGGAGAGGACCGAACTCCGCGTGCCCTACGATCAGGGCGTCTGGTACGGCTTCGCGGTCAAGTTCGGCGATCCCGTGCCGACGGACGATCACCGCTACCTCATCGCGCAATGGAAGCGCGAGATCGATCCGGGAGCGGATGGCGACTTCAGCCCCTTCCTGGCGCTCCGGATGCGCAACGGCAAGCTCTACGCCACGGTTGAGACCAACTATATCCCTCCCGCCGCCGATGCGGGAAAACCCGCTGCCGGCGCGTGCGGGCCGAAGGCGGTGCCGGTCTGGCTGCGGCCGAAGCTCAACCAGATGCGCGCGCTGGTGGCCACGGATTCGACCTGGACACCCAGGGACGGCGATCTGTTTACCGCCTGCACGACCGCCATACAGGTGACGGAACATGGCAACCCGTTGCCGACGCCCGATTCCGGCTGGATCGACTTCGCCATCTATACGAAGCCCGGTCCGGACGGGTCGGGCCGGATCGAACTCTTCGCCAACGACAGGCCGATCGTCACGGTGACGGGCCATATCGGCCATGCCGACGCCGGTCTCGGCCCCAACCAGTATTTCAAGTTCGGGCCATATCGCGCGGCGCATACGACCGAGTGGACACTCTATTACGACGATTTCCGCCGGTCGCCCAACTGCGCGGACGTGCTGCCGGCCGGAGTCTGCCCTGACCGATAG
- a CDS encoding nucleotide sugar dehydrogenase produces the protein MDTRPSTSETLQQRLESRTATVGVVGLGYVGLPLAMAMSGGGFMTLGFDIDPAKVETLNSGSSYIEAVPGSLLGNALKTERFRATGDFSELAACDAIIICVPTPLTRHREPDLSFIENTSRAIAERLRPGQLVVLESTTYPGTTDGIVRPILEATGLRSARDFFLGFSPEREDPGNRDFAVTTIPKVVAGDGEEAARLMHALYGAVVKKIVPVSSTAAAEAVKLTENIFRSVNIALVNELKLVYDAMGIDIWEVIEAAKSKPFGYMPFYPGPGLGGHCVPIDPFYLTWKAREFEMPTRFIELAGEINSAMPRHVVGRLADALDRFRGKALSRSRVLVVGLAYKKNVPDIRESPSLRLIELIEERGGRTEFHDPFVDEIPSTREHKPLMGRRSVVLTPETLKDFDAVLVATDHDNVDYAAIASLASLVIDTRNVFGRLGLTGDSIVKA, from the coding sequence TTGGATACTCGCCCCTCGACTTCCGAAACCCTGCAGCAGCGGCTTGAGTCGCGAACGGCGACCGTCGGCGTCGTGGGACTGGGCTATGTCGGCCTGCCGCTGGCCATGGCCATGTCGGGCGGCGGGTTCATGACGCTGGGCTTCGACATCGATCCGGCCAAGGTCGAGACACTCAATTCGGGGTCGTCCTATATCGAGGCCGTGCCGGGCAGCCTGCTCGGCAACGCGCTCAAGACGGAGCGTTTCCGCGCGACAGGCGATTTTTCCGAACTCGCCGCCTGCGACGCCATCATCATCTGCGTGCCGACACCGCTGACGCGGCATCGCGAGCCCGACCTTTCCTTCATCGAGAACACCAGCCGCGCCATCGCCGAGAGGCTGCGGCCGGGCCAACTCGTGGTGCTGGAATCCACCACCTATCCGGGCACGACCGACGGCATCGTACGGCCCATTCTGGAGGCGACGGGGCTGCGCTCGGCCCGGGATTTCTTCCTCGGCTTCTCGCCGGAGCGCGAGGACCCCGGCAACCGCGACTTCGCCGTGACGACGATCCCGAAGGTGGTGGCGGGCGACGGAGAGGAAGCCGCGAGGCTGATGCATGCGCTCTACGGCGCCGTCGTGAAGAAGATCGTCCCGGTCTCTTCCACCGCGGCGGCGGAGGCGGTGAAGCTCACCGAGAACATCTTCCGGTCCGTCAATATCGCGCTCGTGAACGAGCTCAAGCTCGTCTACGACGCGATGGGCATCGACATATGGGAAGTAATCGAGGCGGCCAAGAGCAAGCCTTTCGGCTACATGCCTTTCTATCCAGGACCCGGCCTCGGCGGCCATTGCGTGCCGATCGACCCGTTCTACCTGACCTGGAAGGCGCGGGAGTTCGAAATGCCGACGCGCTTCATCGAACTCGCCGGCGAGATCAATTCGGCCATGCCGCGGCATGTGGTCGGGCGGCTCGCCGACGCGCTCGACCGCTTCCGCGGCAAGGCGCTCAGCCGCTCGCGCGTGCTGGTCGTCGGCCTCGCCTACAAGAAGAACGTGCCCGACATCCGCGAAAGCCCGTCGCTAAGGCTGATCGAGCTGATCGAGGAGCGCGGCGGGCGTACCGAATTCCACGATCCCTTCGTCGACGAGATACCTTCGACCCGCGAGCACAAGCCGCTGATGGGCCGGCGCTCGGTCGTGCTCACGCCCGAGACGCTGAAGGACTTCGACGCGGTGCTGGTCGCGACCGACCACGACAATGTCGATTACGCGGCGATCGCCTCGTTGGCTTCGCTGGTCATCGATACGAGAAACGTCTTCGGCCGCCTGGGCCTCACGGGCGACAGCATAGTGAAAGCCTGA
- a CDS encoding ABC transporter ATP-binding protein — MKPAGDLLRIEDLSISFAIVGGPIYAVRNIGMRVLPGKVTALVGESGSGKSVTSQAVMGILPRTARASGRILFTDPKTGVTSDILQMPVDGPEIRALRGSRMGKIFQEPMTSLSPLHTIGDQVSEPLRIHQRGLSAAEYKDRTEEMLKLVGFPNPARAYDMYAFELSGGLRQRAMIAMALICRPALLIADEPTTALDVTIQAQILELLGELREKLDMAMLLITHDLGVVANIADEVVVLYHGEVMEAGTVEDIFRRPSHPYLKGLMAAVPHFDMKPGERLKALREVPVNVENLLGKHKAAGPDVLLKVRDISKTFTTRKSSWFGKAEDTAVKAVDGVSFDVMRGECLGLVGESGSGKTTVSKILMRAVTPDSGSVTLHTADGTIDVLKAEGEELKKLRTKIQMVFQDPVSSLSPRMTVQNILAEPLEIHNRGNAESRLEMVKSLLSTIGLDPRFISRYPHSFSGGQRQRIGIARALALGPDLLICDEPVSALDVSVQAQILNLLKDLQKQLGLTYLFISHNLAVVDYMADRIAVMCGGRIVEVAPAEILLRKPVHPYTKALVAAVPFPDLDRPLDFRTLKKSGVSDANAWAPQFRDEGETDGLAPADLGSGHFVLARRNADISELRP, encoded by the coding sequence ATGAAGCCAGCGGGCGATCTGCTCCGGATCGAGGATCTGAGCATATCCTTCGCCATTGTCGGCGGGCCGATCTATGCCGTGCGCAATATCGGCATGCGGGTGCTGCCGGGCAAGGTGACCGCGCTGGTCGGCGAGAGCGGTTCGGGAAAATCGGTCACCAGCCAGGCGGTGATGGGCATTCTGCCCCGGACGGCGCGGGCGAGCGGACGCATCCTCTTCACCGATCCGAAGACGGGCGTGACCTCCGACATATTGCAGATGCCGGTCGACGGCCCTGAAATCCGCGCCCTGCGCGGCAGCCGCATGGGCAAGATATTCCAGGAGCCCATGACCTCGCTGTCGCCGCTGCACACGATCGGCGACCAGGTGAGCGAGCCGCTGCGCATCCATCAGCGCGGCCTTTCCGCCGCCGAATACAAGGATCGCACGGAGGAGATGCTGAAGCTGGTCGGCTTCCCCAATCCGGCGCGCGCCTACGACATGTACGCCTTCGAGCTGTCGGGCGGGCTGCGCCAGCGCGCCATGATCGCCATGGCGCTGATCTGCCGGCCGGCGCTGCTGATCGCCGACGAACCGACGACGGCGCTCGACGTGACAATCCAGGCACAGATCCTCGAACTCCTGGGCGAACTGCGCGAAAAGCTCGACATGGCGATGCTGCTCATCACGCACGATCTCGGCGTGGTGGCGAATATCGCCGACGAGGTCGTGGTGCTCTATCATGGCGAGGTGATGGAAGCCGGCACGGTCGAGGATATCTTCCGCCGGCCGAGCCACCCCTACCTCAAGGGGTTGATGGCCGCCGTGCCGCATTTCGACATGAAGCCCGGCGAGCGGCTGAAGGCGCTGCGCGAAGTGCCGGTGAATGTCGAGAACCTGCTCGGCAAGCACAAGGCGGCGGGACCGGACGTCCTGCTCAAGGTGCGCGACATCTCCAAGACGTTCACCACCCGGAAATCGAGCTGGTTCGGCAAGGCCGAGGATACGGCCGTAAAGGCGGTGGACGGCGTCAGCTTCGACGTCATGCGCGGCGAATGCCTGGGGCTGGTCGGCGAAAGCGGCTCGGGCAAGACCACCGTCAGCAAGATATTGATGCGCGCCGTGACGCCGGACAGCGGCTCGGTGACGCTGCACACCGCCGACGGCACGATAGACGTGCTGAAGGCCGAGGGCGAGGAGTTGAAGAAGCTCCGCACCAAGATCCAGATGGTGTTCCAGGACCCTGTGTCGTCGCTGTCGCCGCGCATGACCGTGCAGAATATCCTCGCCGAGCCGCTGGAGATTCACAATCGCGGCAATGCCGAGAGCCGGCTCGAAATGGTGAAGTCGCTGCTTTCCACCATCGGGCTCGATCCGCGCTTCATCAGCCGCTATCCGCACAGTTTCTCCGGCGGCCAGCGCCAGCGCATCGGCATCGCCCGCGCCCTGGCGCTCGGTCCCGACCTGCTGATCTGCGACGAGCCGGTGTCGGCGCTCGACGTGTCGGTGCAGGCGCAGATCCTCAACCTGCTCAAGGACCTGCAAAAGCAGCTCGGCCTGACCTACCTGTTCATCTCGCACAACCTTGCGGTCGTGGACTACATGGCGGACCGCATCGCGGTGATGTGCGGCGGCCGCATCGTCGAGGTCGCGCCGGCAGAGATCCTGCTGCGCAAGCCGGTCCATCCCTATACGAAGGCGCTGGTCGCGGCGGTCCCCTTCCCGGATCTCGACCGGCCGCTCGACTTCAGGACGCTGAAGAAAAGCGGCGTGTCGGATGCCAATGCCTGGGCGCCGCAGTTCCGGGACGAGGGCGAGACCGACGGGCTTGCGCCGGCCGATCTCGGCAGCGGCCATTTCGTTCTGGCGCGGCGCAACGCCGACATAAGCGAGTTGCGGCCATGA
- a CDS encoding cyclic nucleotide-binding domain-containing protein, protein MLLKDEVGMLKRVPLFAGVEPAKLKLLAFTSDRVSYNAGQTLFHQGDEGDAAYVILSGTADILVESDTGQIKVAEVEPNSIVGEIAILCDVSRTATVKAVERLEALRIRKDHFLRMLRENPEMTIEIVRVLANRLSATTAELSAERSRSH, encoded by the coding sequence ATGTTGCTCAAAGACGAAGTCGGAATGTTGAAACGGGTGCCGCTGTTCGCGGGCGTGGAACCGGCGAAGCTGAAGCTGCTCGCCTTCACCTCGGACAGGGTGAGCTACAATGCCGGCCAGACCCTGTTCCACCAGGGCGACGAGGGCGACGCCGCCTATGTCATCCTCTCGGGCACCGCCGACATTCTGGTCGAGTCCGACACGGGGCAGATCAAGGTGGCGGAAGTCGAGCCCAATTCGATCGTCGGCGAGATCGCCATACTGTGCGACGTGTCGCGCACCGCGACCGTCAAGGCCGTCGAGCGGCTGGAGGCCCTGCGCATCCGCAAGGACCACTTCCTGCGCATGCTGCGCGAGAACCCCGAAATGACGATCGAGATCGTGCGCGTGCTGGCAAACCGGCTGAGCGCCACCACGGCGGAACTTAGCGCCGAGCGCAGCCGAAGCCATTGA
- a CDS encoding glycosyltransferase family 4 protein, with protein MRIAFYAPMKSPDHPVVSGDRQVARLLLRALAVAGHTASVASALRAYLPEPDFDRLENLKREANVEVERLSLEWAEHGKPDLWFTYHPYYKSPDLLGPPLAARFGIPYVTAEASWSRRRDHEAWVVSQRYVVDAVRGAAVNLCFTRRDREGLSSIVDEAKLALVPPFIDVSPFAPAAAGASHRLVTVAMMRAGDKLESYGILAKALGQLSDVPWTLAIVGDGPRRDEVRRLFSDLPPDRIDWLGELPQQEVAAILAASAVYVWPGRGEAFGLAYLEAQAAGLPVVAMETAGVPEVVTHGETGWLTPDGDVDAYAAAIRRLLGNENERGRLGRNARRRMRERHSLDAAAERLRNLLLERMPAR; from the coding sequence ATGCGGATCGCCTTTTACGCTCCCATGAAATCTCCGGATCATCCCGTCGTCTCGGGGGACCGTCAGGTCGCGCGCCTTCTCCTGCGCGCGCTTGCCGTCGCCGGACACACGGCGAGCGTTGCATCCGCGTTGCGGGCCTATCTTCCCGAGCCTGATTTCGACCGGCTGGAGAACCTGAAGCGCGAGGCAAACGTCGAGGTCGAGCGCCTTTCGCTGGAGTGGGCCGAACATGGGAAGCCCGACCTCTGGTTCACCTATCATCCCTATTATAAATCGCCGGACCTGCTCGGGCCGCCGCTCGCCGCACGTTTCGGCATTCCTTATGTCACTGCCGAAGCCTCGTGGTCCCGGCGCCGGGACCACGAGGCATGGGTTGTGTCGCAGCGCTACGTTGTCGATGCCGTGAGAGGCGCGGCCGTGAATCTTTGCTTCACGCGGCGCGACCGTGAAGGCCTGTCGTCCATCGTAGACGAGGCGAAGCTCGCGCTTGTGCCGCCCTTCATCGATGTTTCGCCTTTTGCGCCGGCCGCGGCTGGCGCATCGCACCGGCTCGTCACCGTCGCCATGATGCGCGCCGGCGACAAGCTGGAGAGTTACGGCATCCTTGCGAAAGCGCTCGGCCAACTGAGCGACGTGCCGTGGACGCTGGCCATCGTCGGCGATGGACCGCGCCGGGACGAGGTCCGTCGACTGTTTTCGGATCTGCCGCCGGATCGTATCGACTGGCTCGGCGAACTGCCGCAACAGGAGGTCGCCGCCATCCTCGCGGCGTCGGCCGTCTATGTCTGGCCGGGGCGGGGCGAAGCGTTCGGCCTTGCCTATCTGGAAGCGCAGGCGGCCGGCCTGCCTGTCGTCGCGATGGAGACGGCGGGCGTGCCGGAAGTTGTGACGCATGGCGAGACGGGATGGTTGACGCCCGATGGCGACGTCGATGCCTACGCTGCGGCGATCCGCCGGCTTCTCGGCAATGAGAATGAGCGCGGCCGTCTCGGCCGGAACGCCCGGCGCAGGATGCGCGAGCGCCATTCCCTCGATGCGGCGGCGGAGCGCTTGCGCAACCTGCTGCTGGAGAGGATGCCGGCGCGATGA
- a CDS encoding adenylate/guanylate cyclase domain-containing protein: MGSANGEVSTILVDKVADWLMRSALAGDPLETIIQSFCERLVAAGVPVARIHLSFSMLHPLYDALSFIWARGEAIEIEGMRKKNGLPPERFLRSPYFYLLSNKLEHIRRRIEPSGPIEFPIFEELRQQGMTDYLAFVHSFGGERQGMIGSWTTDSPNGFSESTIAALLRIQSNLAVAAKMAVLTKLADNMLTTYVGGDAGKRVLRGQVKRGDGDTIRAAIVMADMRGSTRLAETAGREVYIETLNQFFDAIAAPFNRNGGQILSFVGDGFLAVYPCERHHGPSEIACRAALSGAFRATSRMASLNEARRRDGLEEIGYGIGLHVGNVMYGNVGLTDRLTFSAFGSAVNEAQRLQALTKKHPYQIIASSDFADYCGGSWLTIGREQLAGASQKLTIMHPDFSDIAALTEDGNLEESYDRMSDAEQVMILHRDVESRAPGGRDVKKLQ; the protein is encoded by the coding sequence ATGGGTTCCGCAAACGGCGAGGTTTCCACCATACTGGTCGACAAGGTCGCCGACTGGCTGATGCGCTCAGCCCTTGCCGGTGATCCGCTGGAGACCATCATCCAGAGCTTCTGCGAACGGCTGGTCGCGGCAGGCGTGCCCGTGGCGCGCATCCATCTCAGCTTTTCGATGCTGCACCCGCTCTATGACGCGCTGAGCTTCATCTGGGCGCGCGGCGAGGCGATCGAGATCGAGGGCATGCGCAAGAAGAACGGGCTGCCGCCGGAACGTTTCCTGCGAAGCCCCTATTTCTACCTGCTCAGCAACAAGCTGGAACACATAAGACGCCGGATCGAGCCGTCGGGACCGATCGAATTCCCCATCTTCGAGGAATTGCGCCAGCAGGGAATGACGGATTATCTCGCCTTCGTCCACTCCTTCGGCGGGGAGCGGCAGGGCATGATCGGCTCATGGACCACCGACAGCCCCAACGGCTTTTCGGAGAGCACCATAGCGGCGCTGCTGCGCATCCAGAGCAACCTCGCCGTGGCGGCGAAGATGGCGGTGCTTACGAAGCTCGCCGACAACATGCTGACCACCTATGTCGGCGGCGACGCCGGCAAGCGCGTGCTGCGCGGCCAGGTCAAGCGCGGCGACGGCGACACCATCCGAGCGGCCATCGTCATGGCCGACATGCGGGGTTCGACCAGGCTGGCGGAGACCGCCGGCCGCGAGGTCTACATCGAGACGCTCAACCAGTTCTTCGACGCCATCGCCGCGCCCTTCAACCGCAATGGCGGACAGATCCTGAGTTTCGTAGGCGACGGCTTTCTGGCGGTCTATCCCTGCGAACGGCATCACGGCCCGTCCGAGATCGCCTGCCGCGCCGCCCTGTCCGGAGCCTTCCGCGCCACGTCGCGCATGGCGAGCCTCAACGAGGCGCGCAGGCGCGACGGGCTGGAGGAAATCGGCTACGGCATCGGCCTGCATGTGGGCAACGTGATGTACGGCAATGTCGGCCTGACCGACCGGCTGACCTTCTCGGCCTTCGGGTCGGCGGTGAACGAGGCGCAACGGCTGCAGGCGCTGACCAAGAAACATCCCTACCAGATCATCGCCAGCAGCGATTTCGCCGACTATTGCGGCGGCAGCTGGCTCACCATCGGCCGCGAGCAGCTTGCCGGCGCCAGCCAGAAGCTGACCATCATGCATCCCGACTTCTCCGATATCGCGGCACTTACCGAAGACGGCAATCTGGAGGAAAGCTACGATCGCATGTCGGATGCCGAGCAGGTGATGATCCTGCACCGCGATGTCGAGAGCCGCGCGCCGGGCGGCCGCGATGTGAAGAAGCTGCAATGA
- a CDS encoding DUF3095 domain-containing protein, whose product MTAPDDGFFSGAPLLVEFQSVADAENYRPLPDDWVLATADIVDSTAAIAAGRYKSVNMAGASVISAILNALGQPDLPYVFGGDGALVAVPAASEPLTRLALSQVQAWVSDELDLTMRAAIVPLTEIRAQGLDVLVARFRASEHVSYAMFAGGGVSWAEAEMKAGRYGVTPAPPGSRPDLDGLSCRWNPIAARSGEIVSIIAVPGPAQNRQAFQALVSDIVTLVDEQGRGGRPVSSEGLAYSFPPSGLDAEARAAVPKGRRLAKKLKVMALMLLVAAADRLNFRIGTFDPKLYRDDVVQNTDFRKFDDGLKMTIDVKPELRERLETLLAQAEAAGVCHYGVHRQDSALMTCMVVNPMQRDHVHFVDGAAGGYAVAAANMKAKTAAQRGGGADHALAGRSNRQ is encoded by the coding sequence ATGACCGCACCGGACGACGGTTTCTTCTCGGGTGCTCCGCTTCTGGTGGAATTCCAGAGCGTGGCGGATGCCGAAAACTATCGCCCGCTTCCGGACGACTGGGTGCTCGCCACCGCGGACATCGTCGATTCGACCGCGGCGATCGCCGCCGGCCGCTACAAATCCGTGAACATGGCGGGCGCCAGCGTGATTTCCGCCATCCTCAACGCGCTCGGCCAGCCGGACCTGCCCTATGTGTTCGGTGGCGACGGCGCGCTGGTGGCGGTGCCGGCAGCTTCCGAGCCGCTGACGCGACTGGCGCTGTCGCAGGTGCAGGCCTGGGTAAGCGACGAGCTCGATCTCACCATGCGGGCGGCCATCGTGCCGCTGACAGAAATCCGTGCGCAGGGGCTGGACGTTCTGGTCGCCCGTTTCCGCGCGTCCGAGCATGTGTCCTACGCCATGTTCGCCGGCGGCGGCGTGAGTTGGGCGGAAGCCGAGATGAAGGCCGGGCGATACGGCGTGACGCCCGCGCCGCCCGGCAGCCGGCCCGATCTCGACGGGCTCTCGTGCCGCTGGAATCCCATAGCCGCGCGGTCGGGCGAAATCGTGTCGATCATCGCCGTTCCGGGACCGGCGCAGAACCGGCAGGCGTTCCAAGCGCTCGTCTCGGACATCGTCACGCTGGTCGACGAGCAGGGACGCGGCGGCCGGCCGGTTTCGAGCGAAGGGCTGGCCTACAGCTTTCCGCCATCGGGACTGGACGCCGAGGCGCGCGCCGCTGTGCCGAAAGGCCGACGTCTGGCGAAGAAGCTCAAGGTGATGGCGCTGATGCTGCTGGTCGCCGCGGCCGACCGCCTCAACTTCAGGATCGGCACGTTCGACCCGAAACTCTATCGCGACGATGTCGTGCAGAACACCGACTTCCGGAAATTCGACGACGGCCTGAAGATGACGATCGACGTCAAACCGGAACTGCGCGAACGCCTGGAAACGTTGCTTGCGCAGGCGGAGGCGGCGGGCGTCTGCCACTATGGCGTCCACAGGCAGGATTCGGCGCTGATGACCTGCATGGTGGTCAATCCGATGCAGCGGGACCACGTGCACTTCGTCGACGGCGCGGCGGGCGGCTACGCGGTGGCGGCGGCGAACATGAAGGCGAAGACGGCCGCGCAGAGGGGCGGCGGCGCCGACCATGCGCTTGCCGGTCGATCAAATCGGCAATAA